A single genomic interval of Gossypium raimondii isolate GPD5lz chromosome 11, ASM2569854v1, whole genome shotgun sequence harbors:
- the LOC105761258 gene encoding F-box/FBD/LRR-repeat protein At5g56420, whose product MANSVNQEINVNSKHKKSSDRISQLPDVLIHHILSFLSTKEAMATSILSKRWLWVWTSVPILDLQDTPFCRTDPNLRFRQFVDHVLILNKTVSLDKFCLKFNLVDHPSYVKTWFWDAVSRDVKELDISIHGTESFPFLKLPFALFTAKTLHVLKLSHGVELHVPGTVSLPCLKVLNLVWIKYTNDESVSRLFAGCYVLQELVLHKHAGDNTTFSTISIPTLKTLFVRFATTGRCRHKLKINAPVLKQLNLEDNLTLEFDLEDVSSLVEANVTVSWLENRHIPLLKALSNAKFVSFHWDWYAEMKWRNFRPYRLFLNLVQMELHVGYGGWDLLSLFLEFSDHLEVLVLAKNDNCRGLGFECSWKPPKYVPECLLSSLSMVYFKGFEDLTYQLSMVKYILKNARVLKMMDICSNGDLPLDSKIDLLKKLLMFPRGSKACQLKFN is encoded by the exons ATGGCCAACTCTGTAAATCAAGAAATTAATGTCAACTCAAAGCATAAAAAATCATCTGATAGAATCAGTCAATTACCAGATGTTCTAATTCATCACATACTATCATTTCTTTCAACTAAGGAAGCAATGGCGACTTCCATTTTATCAAAAAGATGGCTTTGGGTTTGGACTTCAGTTCCAATTCTTGATCTTCAAGACACACCTTTTTGCAGAACTGATCCAAACCTTCGTTTCAGACAATTTGTTGACCATGTTTTAATCCTTAACAAAACAGTTTCTTTAGACAAGTTTTGTCTGAAATTCAACTTAGTTGACCATCCTTCCTATGTTAAAACCTGGTTTTGGGATGCAGTTTCTAGAGATGTTAAAGAACTAGACATCAGTATCCATGGAACTGAAAGTTTCCCTTTCTTGAAGCTTCCGTTTGCTCTTTTCACTGCTAAAACACTTCATGTTTTGAAACTCAGCCATGGGGTTGAGCTTCATGTTCCTGGGACAGTTTCTTTGCCATGTCTTAAGGTTTTAAATCTTGTTTGGATTAAGTACACAAATGATGAATCTGTTTCTAGGCTTTTTGCTGGTTGTTATGTTCTTCAGGAACTGGTTCTTCACAAACATGCTGGTGATAACACAACATTTTCTACCATTTCGATTCCGACATTAAAGACTTTGTTCGTACGGTTTGCCACCACCGGTCGGTGTAGGCACAAACTTAAGATAAATGCCCCAGTTCTCAAGCAGCTCAACCTCGAAGACAATCTGACCCTGGAATTTGATCTCGAGGATGTCTCTAGCTTAGTTGAAGCAAATGTCACAGTTTCATGGCTCGAAAATCGCCATATCCCACTCCTCAAAGCTCTCAGCAATGCTAAGTTTGTTTCCTTCCATTGGGATTGGTATGCAGAAATG AAATGGCGCAACTTCAGACCATATCGTTTGTTTCTTAATCTGGTCCAAATGGAGCTACATGTTGGTTATGGTGGTTGGGACTTGCTATCACTTTTCTTGGAATTTTCTGATCATTTGGAAGTCCTTGTTCTTGCTAAG AATGATAATTGCCGTGGACTTGGATTCGAATGCTCCTGGAAACCTCCGAAGTATGTGCCGGAATGTTTGCTGTCAAGCCTATCAATGGTTTATTTTAAAGGGTTTGAAGATCTAACATATCAGCTGAGTATGGTGAAATACATTTTGAAAAATGCTCGAGTTTTGAAAATGATGGACATCTGTAGTAATGGAGATCTGCCTTTGGATTCAAAGATTGATTTGCTCAAGAAGTTACTAATGTTCCCTAGGGGTTCCAAAGCATGCCAGCTTAAATTCAACTAA
- the LOC105761261 gene encoding uncharacterized protein LOC105761261 yields the protein MEDSRSLKEKQELKRRFPSKRHGIEEKSRMEDQVKLAAIAISLNVRLRSSDMPVYMQEHALRCIRQLLGSAPKPQPSLTHLARAIKKEFDSVYGPAWQCVVGTSFGSFVTHSPGGFLYFSIDSFSILLFKTEVELVTKEDWGQKL from the exons ATGGAAGATTCTCGGAGCTTGAAGGAGAAACAAGAGCTGAAGCGGCGGTTTCCGAGCAAAAGACATGGAATCGAAGAGAAGTCTCGTATGGAAGATCAAGTGAAGTTGGCTGCTATTGCGATTAGCCTTAACGTGCGTTTGAGATCATCTGATATGCCCGTTTACATGCAAGAACACGCCCTCCGTTGTATTCGACAGCTTCTTGGTTCTGCCCCCAAACCCCAACCTAGCCTTACTCACTTGGCTCGAGCCATCAAAAAG GAGTTTGACTCGGTGTACGGACCAGCATGGCAGTGTGTGGTTGGGACGAGTTTCGGATCGTTTGTGACTCACTCACCAGGTGGATTCCTCTACTTCTCAATCGACTCGTTCTCCATCCTTCTCTTCAAAACAGAGGTTGAGTTGGTCACCAAAGAAGACTGGGGCCAAAAGCTTTGA